From one Agrobacterium fabrum str. C58 genomic stretch:
- a CDS encoding mechanosensitive ion channel family protein has product MLQAYMGEIAAAPLAWLIILGLAGMAVWKRIGSQRSNLRLVVQIAFFGAMTSVLVLGKIPLGPPKDLWTGDEHAVFIVFAQLLWWLHLSWAVIGFVRIYLVLEGRPREARLLQDIVVGVVYVCVTLSALAFVFGVPVGTLVATSGVIAIALGLALQNTLGDVFSGVALNLGHTYALGDWILLEDGTEGRVIASTWRSTQILTGANNIVVLPNSVLAKLKLTNVSRPDETHLLKMTVRLVPTHAPSMIEEAMTTVLAGCNSIMREPPPLVSMSGLDATALEIHLFFRVSNPMLRIKAQNEVIDRFYRHCRSIGLQLAMPPSAIAIMNGVASTEISRRAEATLQEVIDENPILSRLTRAEREKLAQSGSEREYRQGEVIVVEGQALPSMMIIRTGVVSMQHGEQEKRRLSPGDFFGETGLLAGMGEAYTLLALTRVTAYEIDQKSFARLIADRPAIAEEVTTMLLASSGNVSQLPLTQAKHERNASAFLKSIRTIFST; this is encoded by the coding sequence ATGCTGCAGGCATATATGGGTGAAATCGCCGCTGCGCCGCTGGCATGGCTGATCATTCTCGGTCTTGCCGGAATGGCGGTGTGGAAGCGCATCGGTTCGCAGCGCTCCAATCTTCGTCTTGTGGTGCAGATCGCCTTTTTCGGGGCGATGACCTCTGTTCTCGTTCTCGGAAAAATTCCGCTCGGCCCACCGAAAGATTTGTGGACCGGCGATGAGCATGCCGTTTTTATTGTCTTCGCCCAATTGTTGTGGTGGCTTCATCTTTCCTGGGCGGTTATCGGTTTCGTGCGAATCTATCTGGTGCTGGAGGGTAGGCCGCGCGAGGCTCGTCTGTTGCAGGATATCGTCGTTGGCGTCGTTTATGTGTGCGTCACGCTGTCGGCCCTTGCTTTCGTGTTCGGTGTTCCGGTCGGAACGCTGGTTGCAACATCAGGCGTTATCGCCATTGCCCTCGGCCTTGCCCTGCAGAACACGCTGGGTGATGTCTTTTCCGGCGTTGCTCTCAACCTTGGCCACACCTATGCGCTGGGTGACTGGATTCTTCTTGAGGATGGTACGGAAGGCCGGGTGATTGCGAGCACATGGCGTTCGACGCAGATCCTGACGGGTGCGAATAATATCGTCGTTCTGCCCAATAGTGTTCTTGCCAAGCTGAAGCTGACCAATGTCAGCCGGCCCGATGAAACGCATCTTCTCAAGATGACGGTCCGGCTGGTGCCGACACACGCTCCATCCATGATCGAGGAGGCCATGACGACGGTTCTGGCCGGTTGCAACTCGATCATGAGGGAACCTCCGCCGTTGGTTTCGATGAGCGGTCTGGATGCCACAGCGCTGGAAATCCATTTGTTTTTCCGGGTGAGCAATCCGATGCTGCGGATAAAGGCCCAGAATGAGGTGATCGACCGGTTCTATCGCCACTGCCGGTCGATTGGATTGCAGCTCGCGATGCCTCCTTCAGCGATCGCCATCATGAACGGTGTTGCGTCTACGGAGATTTCCCGGCGGGCTGAAGCCACCTTGCAGGAAGTCATCGACGAAAATCCGATCCTCTCCAGATTGACTAGGGCTGAAAGAGAAAAACTGGCGCAGTCGGGCAGCGAACGTGAGTACCGTCAAGGTGAGGTCATCGTCGTCGAAGGACAGGCTTTGCCTTCGATGATGATCATCCGCACCGGCGTCGTCTCGATGCAGCACGGCGAACAGGAAAAAAGACGCCTTTCTCCTGGAGATTTTTTTGGCGAAACAGGGCTCCTTGCGGGCATGGGCGAAGCCTATACCCTGCTGGCGCTGACGCGGGTCACCGCTTATGAAATCGACCAGAAAAGTTTCGCGCGGCTGATCGCCGACCGCCCGGCGATAGCCGAGGAGGTTACGACGATGCTGTTGGCAAGTTCCGGTAACGTCAGCCAGCTGCCACTCACGCAGGCAAAACATGAACGCAATGCCTCCGCTTTCCTGAAGTCGATCCGGACGATCTTCAGTACCTGA
- a CDS encoding PAS domain-containing protein, translating into MSRSAETSGMDGAGSARPPDIDAVEAAKVVERIIGNAWAADANGNFIYVTPAALAFFGISLESLNSQSGESAFGWKRVIHPEDYESAAAAWRRCLRTGEHYNVEHRMLRATGVYGWARSTGQPIRDGNGVILGWYGTVIDIALASREDNRDDPSAGRTPQDILRSMDTVHPHDRAAIEQAAARAFFHGIPQITRYRELQADGSYRQVELRLEPENGVSAEVDPAMTRQDEPWMRASSFGETRNAVQAALAIEKLYGDAWAIDAIGQFTYATPASQNSVARALDDLNALLDDKPFLGGGRQGWQRGIHPDDSDRAAETLRRCLRTGEHWNCEYRAARADGSYVWHRAAARPTRDEQGRITGWYGTALDIDVYKRTEAALRERERQLQQLIDTVPALIWSTMADGAPAYVNRQFTEVTGATLEDMTAPNGSPSLGVVHPEDRAAAREAFLRSVEAGIPYLQRYRQLRAGGSYRWTETRAEPLRDDTGTIIYWYGVSSDIHDLITTQEALRESERHLQQLVETLPALIYCALPDGKPIYRSQRLRQYLGFNLEDTDGFGKSRLDGTLDAVIHPDDLAVVKEHYAHSLATGEPYLQRHRLRRFDGVYRWVETRASAMRNGDGEIAQWNGICLDIEDQVQAQEELSRAHENLARSSQAASLAELSASIAHEVNQPLSAVMNYSSACQRWLTAEPPNIERAQKTLERIVQSANSAADVVSRIRALFRQSTDKRDSTELGAVVRQARDLLAEEAGRRRIRMTVEGESGLLLVPFDRVQIQQVLVNLLRNGMDAMASVANERVLQVRAFRAGDMVRIEVADRGRGVQFPDRIFEPFFTTKDQGMGMGLAICRSIIEAHEGQLWAEKNEPIGSKFVFTLPLDIAKIHDR; encoded by the coding sequence ATGTCGAGGTCCGCGGAAACGTCAGGGATGGATGGAGCGGGATCGGCAAGGCCACCCGATATAGATGCCGTTGAGGCAGCGAAGGTCGTCGAGCGCATTATCGGCAATGCCTGGGCGGCCGATGCCAACGGCAATTTCATTTATGTGACGCCGGCCGCACTCGCCTTTTTCGGCATAAGCCTTGAAAGTCTCAATTCCCAATCGGGCGAAAGCGCGTTCGGCTGGAAGCGGGTCATTCACCCGGAAGACTACGAGTCTGCCGCCGCTGCCTGGCGCCGGTGCCTACGGACAGGCGAGCACTACAATGTCGAGCACCGCATGTTGCGGGCGACGGGTGTTTATGGCTGGGCGCGCAGCACCGGTCAGCCTATACGCGACGGAAATGGCGTGATCCTGGGGTGGTACGGTACGGTGATCGACATCGCTCTGGCGTCGCGGGAGGACAATCGCGACGATCCCTCCGCCGGTCGAACTCCACAGGATATTCTCCGGTCGATGGACACCGTCCATCCGCACGACCGCGCGGCGATCGAGCAGGCGGCGGCACGAGCCTTCTTTCATGGCATCCCGCAGATCACCCGCTACCGCGAGCTTCAGGCGGATGGCAGCTATCGGCAGGTCGAACTCCGGCTCGAGCCGGAAAATGGCGTCAGTGCGGAGGTCGATCCGGCAATGACGCGGCAGGACGAGCCATGGATGAGGGCCAGTTCTTTCGGTGAGACGCGCAATGCGGTCCAGGCCGCTCTTGCCATCGAAAAACTTTATGGCGACGCTTGGGCGATCGATGCGATCGGGCAGTTTACCTATGCAACGCCAGCCTCGCAGAATTCGGTCGCGAGGGCGCTCGATGATCTCAACGCTCTGCTGGACGACAAGCCGTTTCTCGGTGGCGGCAGGCAGGGCTGGCAGCGTGGCATCCACCCCGACGACAGCGACAGGGCAGCGGAAACACTGCGCCGCTGCCTCAGAACGGGAGAACACTGGAATTGCGAATACAGGGCCGCGCGCGCCGATGGCAGCTATGTCTGGCATCGGGCTGCGGCGCGCCCGACGCGTGACGAGCAGGGCCGCATCACGGGATGGTATGGAACCGCGCTGGACATCGACGTGTATAAGAGGACGGAAGCCGCCCTTCGCGAACGCGAACGGCAGCTGCAGCAGCTTATCGACACCGTACCGGCGCTGATCTGGAGCACGATGGCGGACGGAGCGCCGGCCTATGTCAACAGGCAGTTCACGGAAGTGACTGGCGCCACGCTTGAAGATATGACGGCGCCCAATGGGTCACCGTCGCTTGGTGTCGTTCATCCGGAGGACAGGGCTGCGGCACGCGAGGCGTTTCTGCGTTCTGTCGAGGCTGGCATTCCCTATCTTCAGCGATACCGCCAGCTCCGGGCCGGCGGCAGCTATCGCTGGACCGAAACGCGCGCGGAACCGTTGCGCGATGACACTGGCACGATCATTTACTGGTACGGCGTCAGTTCCGACATTCATGATCTCATAACCACGCAGGAAGCTTTGCGCGAAAGCGAACGGCACCTTCAGCAGCTCGTCGAAACGCTGCCTGCGTTAATTTATTGCGCCCTGCCGGATGGGAAACCCATCTATCGCAGCCAGCGGCTGCGCCAGTATCTCGGCTTCAATCTTGAAGACACGGACGGTTTCGGAAAATCCCGGCTGGATGGTACGCTGGATGCGGTCATCCATCCCGATGATCTCGCGGTGGTCAAGGAACATTATGCCCATTCGCTGGCGACCGGCGAGCCCTATTTGCAGCGACATCGGCTGCGTCGCTTCGATGGCGTGTATCGCTGGGTGGAGACCCGAGCCTCGGCCATGCGCAATGGCGACGGTGAGATCGCGCAGTGGAACGGTATCTGCCTCGATATCGAGGATCAGGTGCAGGCGCAGGAGGAGCTGAGCCGCGCTCACGAAAACCTCGCGCGCTCCAGCCAGGCGGCCAGCCTTGCGGAATTGTCGGCCTCCATCGCGCATGAGGTGAACCAGCCGCTTTCGGCGGTGATGAATTATTCCAGCGCCTGCCAGCGCTGGCTCACCGCCGAACCGCCAAATATCGAACGCGCACAGAAAACGCTCGAACGCATTGTCCAGAGCGCCAATTCCGCAGCCGATGTGGTGAGCCGTATTCGAGCCCTCTTCCGGCAATCGACGGATAAGCGGGATAGTACCGAGCTTGGCGCCGTTGTCCGGCAGGCCCGCGACCTGCTTGCGGAGGAGGCGGGCCGGCGGCGCATCAGGATGACTGTCGAAGGGGAAAGCGGTCTCCTGCTCGTGCCGTTCGACAGGGTTCAGATCCAGCAGGTATTGGTCAATCTCCTGCGCAATGGCATGGATGCCATGGCTTCCGTTGCGAACGAGCGTGTCCTTCAGGTCCGTGCTTTCCGGGCGGGCGACATGGTGCGGATAGAAGTCGCGGACCGGGGGAGGGGTGTCCAGTTTCCCGACAGGATTTTCGAGCCCTTTTTCACCACCAAGGATCAGGGAATGGGCATGGGCCTTGCGATCTGCCGTTCGATCATCGAGGCACATGAGGGGCAATTATGGGCGGAAAAGAACGAACCGATCGGCTCGAAATTCGTTTTTACCCTGCCGCTCGACATAGCAAAGATCCATGATCGGTAG
- a CDS encoding response regulator codes for MNRPVVAIVDDDPRVLASLVELLESAGYGTQSFPSGEALLAFGLQGVDVLITDIGMPGADGFELRDIVRQASPELPVFLMSGRHEIADQDRGIGGFLRKPFDGHALLAAVRDVLDIGQD; via the coding sequence ATGAACAGGCCTGTGGTGGCGATCGTTGACGACGACCCGAGGGTGCTTGCTTCATTGGTGGAACTGCTCGAATCGGCGGGATACGGAACTCAGAGCTTTCCATCGGGGGAGGCATTGCTGGCCTTCGGGCTTCAGGGTGTGGATGTGCTGATCACCGATATTGGCATGCCCGGTGCCGACGGGTTCGAGCTTCGCGATATTGTCCGGCAGGCGAGCCCGGAACTACCAGTCTTCCTGATGAGCGGACGGCACGAAATCGCCGACCAAGACCGGGGCATTGGCGGCTTCCTTCGCAAACCGTTCGACGGACACGCCCTGCTTGCTGCCGTTCGCGACGTCCTGGATATCGGGCAGGACTGA
- a CDS encoding MBL fold metallo-hydrolase: MTQTEANSRRAGQQETDMSLDNTPHTGRPAPEELVPSRYAVKIGEIEVLVISDGVLPLPTKMLGHNVDAAERAVWLDNMFLPQEAFDWALNAVVVRSGAQVILIDAGLGLDPELNLPRAGQLVKRLESAGIDLGSVTDVVLTHMHMDHVGGLLVDGVKERLRPDLRIHVAAAEVKFWEAPDFTHVNMPAGFPDALRATAKRFAKEYQDQLRLFDDEYQVAPGVVVSRTGGHTPGHSVVRVASGKDRLMFAGDAVFAVGFEHPDWFNGFEHDPEEAARVRVRLLRELAATGELLVATHMPFPSVGHVAVDGDAFRWVPVFWDY; the protein is encoded by the coding sequence ATGACGCAGACAGAAGCAAATTCCCGCAGGGCGGGTCAGCAGGAGACAGATATGAGCTTGGACAACACCCCACATACCGGCAGGCCGGCACCCGAGGAACTGGTTCCATCGCGCTATGCGGTCAAGATCGGCGAGATCGAAGTGCTTGTCATCAGCGACGGCGTGCTGCCGCTTCCGACCAAGATGCTGGGACACAATGTCGATGCCGCAGAGCGCGCCGTCTGGCTGGACAACATGTTCCTGCCGCAGGAAGCTTTCGACTGGGCGCTGAACGCGGTGGTGGTGCGCAGCGGCGCACAGGTCATCCTCATCGATGCCGGTCTCGGATTGGATCCGGAATTGAACCTGCCTCGGGCCGGGCAACTGGTCAAGCGACTGGAGAGCGCCGGCATCGATCTCGGGTCGGTGACCGACGTCGTGCTGACCCACATGCACATGGACCACGTTGGCGGACTGCTGGTTGACGGCGTGAAGGAACGGCTGCGACCGGATCTTCGCATCCACGTCGCCGCCGCGGAAGTCAAATTCTGGGAAGCGCCTGATTTCACGCATGTGAACATGCCGGCAGGCTTCCCGGATGCACTTCGCGCAACTGCCAAACGTTTCGCCAAGGAATATCAGGACCAGCTCCGGCTGTTCGATGACGAATACCAGGTGGCACCGGGTGTCGTCGTCTCGCGCACGGGCGGCCATACGCCCGGGCATAGCGTGGTCCGCGTTGCCTCCGGCAAGGACCGTCTGATGTTTGCGGGCGATGCCGTGTTCGCGGTCGGTTTCGAACATCCCGACTGGTTCAATGGCTTTGAGCACGACCCGGAAGAGGCCGCCCGCGTCCGCGTCCGGCTCTTGCGGGAGCTGGCGGCGACAGGGGAGCTGCTGGTCGCCACCCATATGCCGTTCCCTTCGGTCGGCCATGTCGCTGTTGACGGCGATGCCTTCCGCTGGGTGCCGGTTTTCTGGGACTACTGA
- a CDS encoding DUF2189 domain-containing protein, which produces MTAFHVMAGASGEYTRPEVRKIGVADIVDALRLGLDDFKEKPSHYVFLCLMYPIAGVFLVMWSSGANLPPLIYPLMSGFALIGPIAAISLYEISRRREQGLDSSWRHALEVRHSPAMPSIIAVAVMLLALFAVWLIVAQSIYTATFDAAGPVSLSTFVSDVMTTSQGLSLIIWGNLAGFVFAVIVLATTVVTFPLLLDRDVGAVAAVEASIRATLANPVPVMLWGLIVAALLFVGTIPAFIGLAVVMPILGHSTWHLYRKLIVPGYPGHKP; this is translated from the coding sequence ATGACGGCATTCCATGTCATGGCCGGTGCGAGCGGAGAATATACTCGCCCGGAAGTCCGCAAGATTGGCGTTGCAGATATTGTCGATGCGTTGCGGTTGGGACTTGATGACTTCAAGGAGAAGCCGTCCCACTACGTCTTTCTCTGTCTTATGTATCCGATCGCCGGTGTTTTTCTGGTGATGTGGAGTTCCGGTGCAAATCTGCCGCCGCTTATTTATCCGCTGATGTCGGGTTTTGCGCTGATCGGGCCGATCGCCGCCATCAGTCTTTATGAGATCAGCAGGCGGCGTGAGCAGGGGCTGGATAGCTCATGGCGCCACGCGCTGGAGGTTCGCCACTCTCCGGCCATGCCGTCGATCATCGCGGTCGCCGTCATGCTGCTTGCGCTTTTCGCGGTCTGGCTGATTGTTGCGCAAAGCATCTATACTGCGACTTTCGACGCGGCCGGTCCCGTCTCGCTCTCGACATTCGTGTCGGATGTGATGACCACTTCACAGGGCCTTTCCCTTATCATCTGGGGCAATCTGGCCGGTTTCGTTTTCGCGGTCATCGTGCTGGCGACAACCGTGGTGACGTTCCCGCTGCTGCTTGACCGGGATGTCGGTGCAGTCGCGGCGGTGGAGGCGAGCATACGCGCCACCCTTGCCAATCCGGTTCCGGTTATGCTTTGGGGCTTGATCGTCGCGGCATTGCTTTTCGTGGGCACGATCCCGGCCTTTATCGGCCTTGCGGTCGTCATGCCCATCCTCGGACATTCGACCTGGCACCTCTATCGAAAATTGATCGTCCCGGGTTATCCAGGCCATAAGCCTTGA
- a CDS encoding GlxA family transcriptional regulator has product MNICAMTSPRAKKRLSVAFLLADRFTLSAFANFVDVLRLAADEADRSRPILCEWSVLSATLANVQSSCGVKVQPDTRLIDAGHYDYIVVVGGLISDHSALPPEALRFLKDRAAAGIPIVGLCTGVFILHEAGLLDGYRCCVSWFHRQDFLDRFDTVQMVSDQIFVIDRDRLTCSGGHGAAHLAAFLVERHVGQSAAIKSLNIMMIDSALSGEKPQPGQQSARKANDPLVKKAILRMQQNIEVPRTVLELAHDLGLGRRSLERRFLNDLKATPSKVYLELRLDRALSLLRTTHDPITQIALATGFCDAPHLSRTLRTERGFTPSEYRKTQAGHTATDEEFAVGVLLPQS; this is encoded by the coding sequence ATGAATATTTGCGCCATGACCTCTCCTCGCGCCAAGAAACGCCTCAGCGTCGCCTTCCTGCTTGCCGATCGCTTCACGCTGTCGGCCTTCGCGAATTTTGTCGATGTGCTGCGCCTTGCCGCAGACGAGGCCGACCGCTCCCGGCCGATCCTGTGTGAATGGTCGGTGCTCTCGGCAACGCTCGCCAACGTGCAGTCGAGCTGCGGCGTGAAGGTGCAACCGGATACGCGGCTGATCGATGCCGGACACTACGATTATATCGTCGTTGTCGGCGGGCTGATCAGCGACCACAGCGCCCTGCCACCGGAAGCGCTACGCTTCCTGAAAGATCGGGCGGCGGCGGGCATTCCGATTGTCGGACTCTGCACCGGCGTCTTCATCCTGCACGAAGCGGGCCTTCTCGATGGCTATCGCTGCTGCGTGAGCTGGTTTCACCGCCAGGATTTTCTGGATCGTTTCGACACGGTGCAAATGGTCTCCGACCAGATCTTCGTCATCGATCGTGACCGGCTGACCTGTTCCGGCGGCCATGGCGCCGCGCATCTGGCGGCCTTTCTCGTCGAGCGCCATGTCGGCCAGTCCGCCGCGATCAAAAGCCTCAACATCATGATGATCGACAGCGCGCTGAGCGGCGAAAAACCCCAACCCGGCCAGCAGAGCGCGCGCAAGGCCAATGACCCCCTGGTCAAGAAGGCGATCCTGCGGATGCAGCAGAATATCGAGGTTCCGAGAACGGTGCTGGAACTGGCCCACGACCTCGGCCTTGGCCGCCGTAGCCTCGAACGGCGTTTCCTCAATGACCTGAAGGCAACACCGTCAAAGGTCTATCTCGAGCTCCGGCTGGATCGCGCCCTGTCACTTCTGCGCACGACGCATGACCCGATCACCCAGATAGCACTTGCCACCGGCTTCTGCGACGCGCCGCATCTTTCCCGCACGCTCAGGACCGAGCGCGGCTTCACCCCCAGCGAATATCGCAAGACCCAGGCGGGCCACACGGCAACCGACGAGGAATTCGCCGTCGGCGTGCTGCTTCCCCAATCCTGA
- a CDS encoding sarcosine oxidase subunit beta family protein, whose product MTRFNAFNLLRNALTGNKNWDEQWPDSQPKAEYDVVIVGAGGHGLGAAYYLASQHGITNVAVIDKGWLGGGNTGRNTTIIRSNYLYDESARLYDHAVDLWENLSQELNYNVMYSRRGVLMLAHNVHDVQSFKRHIHSNRLNGVDNRWLSAEECKEYCPPLSLAPNARYPVMGGALQERAGTARHDAVAWGYARGAAARGVDIIQNCPVTAIRRNADGSVAGVETARGFIKAKKVAVSAAGHTSVVMDTAGVRLPLESYPLQALVSEPIKPIFPCVVMSNAVHAYISQSDKGELVIGSGTDQYTSYSQRGGLPLIEHTIAAIVEIFPIFNRMRMLRKWGGIVDVTPDRSAILGKTPVEGLYVNCGWGTGGFKATPGAAHTFAWTIAKNEPHPINAPFTLERFRSGRLIDEAAAAAVAH is encoded by the coding sequence ATGACGCGTTTTAATGCCTTCAATCTTTTGCGGAATGCCCTGACCGGCAACAAGAACTGGGACGAGCAGTGGCCTGACAGCCAGCCGAAAGCCGAATATGACGTGGTCATCGTCGGCGCCGGCGGCCATGGTCTGGGCGCGGCCTATTATCTGGCCAGCCAGCACGGCATCACCAACGTGGCCGTCATCGACAAGGGCTGGCTCGGCGGCGGCAATACCGGCCGCAACACGACGATCATCCGCTCCAACTATCTCTATGATGAGAGCGCCCGTCTTTATGACCATGCCGTCGATCTGTGGGAAAATCTCAGCCAGGAACTCAATTACAACGTCATGTATTCCCGGCGCGGCGTGCTGATGCTGGCGCATAACGTTCACGACGTGCAGAGCTTCAAGCGCCATATCCATTCCAACCGCCTGAACGGCGTCGATAATCGCTGGCTCAGCGCGGAGGAATGCAAGGAATATTGCCCGCCCTTGAGCCTTGCGCCGAATGCCCGTTACCCTGTCATGGGCGGCGCATTGCAGGAACGGGCGGGCACGGCGCGCCACGATGCGGTCGCCTGGGGTTATGCGCGCGGTGCCGCCGCCCGTGGTGTCGATATCATTCAGAACTGCCCGGTCACCGCCATTCGTCGTAATGCCGATGGCTCCGTTGCCGGTGTGGAAACGGCAAGAGGCTTCATCAAGGCGAAGAAGGTCGCGGTCTCGGCCGCTGGCCACACATCTGTTGTCATGGATACGGCAGGCGTGCGTCTGCCGCTCGAAAGCTATCCGCTGCAGGCGCTGGTGTCGGAACCGATCAAACCGATCTTCCCCTGCGTGGTCATGTCGAATGCGGTCCACGCCTATATCAGCCAGTCCGACAAGGGCGAACTGGTGATCGGTTCGGGCACGGATCAGTACACCTCCTATTCGCAACGCGGCGGCCTGCCACTGATCGAACATACGATCGCGGCCATCGTCGAGATCTTCCCGATCTTCAACCGCATGCGCATGCTGCGCAAATGGGGCGGCATCGTTGATGTCACGCCGGATCGTTCGGCCATTCTCGGCAAGACGCCGGTCGAGGGGCTCTACGTCAATTGCGGCTGGGGCACGGGCGGTTTCAAGGCCACGCCGGGCGCTGCCCATACCTTCGCCTGGACCATTGCCAAAAACGAACCGCATCCGATCAACGCGCCGTTCACGCTGGAACGCTTCCGCTCTGGCCGACTGATCGACGAGGCCGCCGCCGCCGCCGTGGCGCATTAA
- a CDS encoding sarcosine oxidase subunit delta, with protein MLLIRCPYCNETLPEAEFTYAGQAHIVRAADPSSQSDEQWEEFLFIRDNVKGPHFERWRHLHGCGRFFNAVRDTVSDRFLTTYRAGEPRPELSSLTRLTASSEVSK; from the coding sequence ATGCTGCTGATCCGCTGCCCCTATTGCAACGAAACGCTGCCCGAAGCCGAATTCACCTATGCCGGACAGGCCCATATCGTCCGCGCCGCCGACCCGTCGTCGCAGAGCGATGAACAATGGGAGGAATTCCTGTTCATCCGCGACAACGTCAAAGGTCCGCATTTCGAGCGCTGGCGGCACCTGCATGGTTGCGGCCGCTTCTTCAACGCCGTGCGCGACACGGTGAGCGACCGGTTCCTCACGACCTATCGCGCGGGTGAGCCGCGCCCTGAACTGTCTTCCCTGACACGCTTGACCGCAAGCTCCGAGGTGTCGAAATGA